One genomic window of Mucilaginibacter sp. SJ includes the following:
- the hemF gene encoding oxygen-dependent coproporphyrinogen oxidase, giving the protein MISKEQIAEDYKQIQNEICTALEQLDGAAKFEEEIWEREGGGGGRTRVIQNGNILEKGGVNFSAVHGHLPDTMKRALQVEQDDFFATGVSIVIHPNHPLVPIIHMNIRYFEMPSTMGDSQKPVRWFGGGIDLTPHYVTEDDARFFHAGLKAVCDQYYADFYPRFKKWADDYFFIKHRNETRGIGGIFYDRLTANDELSWEDIFEFSKSVGRSFAPLYTELVNRNRDKSFTEAQQLFQYQRRSRYAEFNLVYDAGTKFGLETNGRIESILMSLPPTAKWVYDYHPVTGSEEEKTLSLLKKGINWA; this is encoded by the coding sequence ATGATCAGCAAAGAACAAATAGCCGAAGATTATAAACAAATACAGAATGAGATCTGCACCGCACTTGAGCAATTAGATGGCGCCGCAAAATTTGAGGAGGAGATCTGGGAGCGCGAGGGCGGAGGCGGGGGGCGTACCCGGGTTATCCAGAACGGCAACATCCTTGAAAAGGGCGGGGTTAACTTTTCGGCGGTTCACGGTCATTTGCCCGATACCATGAAGCGTGCCCTGCAGGTTGAGCAGGATGATTTTTTTGCCACCGGTGTATCAATTGTGATCCACCCCAATCACCCGCTGGTACCTATCATCCACATGAATATCCGCTACTTTGAAATGCCATCAACCATGGGCGACAGCCAGAAACCGGTTCGCTGGTTTGGCGGGGGCATAGATCTAACGCCTCATTATGTAACAGAAGATGACGCCCGTTTTTTTCATGCCGGCCTAAAAGCTGTGTGTGATCAATACTATGCCGATTTTTACCCGCGGTTTAAAAAATGGGCTGATGATTACTTCTTCATCAAACACCGTAATGAAACCCGTGGAATAGGCGGCATATTTTACGACAGGCTTACCGCTAATGATGAGTTAAGCTGGGAAGATATCTTTGAGTTTTCAAAATCTGTTGGCCGCTCTTTTGCACCCTTATATACTGAGTTGGTTAACCGAAATCGCGATAAATCATTTACCGAAGCGCAACAGCTTTTCCAATACCAGCGCCGCAGCCGCTATGCAGAATTTAACCTGGTTTATGATGCCGGCACCAAATTCGGGCTCGAAACCAATGGCCGGATTGAATCAATATTAATGAGCCTGCCGCCTACGGCCAAATGGGTTTATGACTATCATCCGGTAACTGGCAGTGAAGAGGAAAAAACACTATCTTTACTAAAAAAAGGCATTAACTGGGCATAG
- a CDS encoding MFS transporter, with product MTDATNAKATRNAVFLVLVASLGYFVDIYDLVIFSIVRVDSLRAIGIPEIALKPQGVYVINIQMFGLLLGGLIWGIIGDKFGRIRVLFGSILLYSIANFVNGLVHDINTYAIVRFIAGIGLAGELGAGITLVSETLSKEKRGYGTMIVAVIGLFGAVAAAQVAHLGWRNAYFVGGGLGIVLLLLRLGTFESGMYKNVAESNVSKGNVLMLFNDRKRFLKYLYCILIGAPLWYVVGVLITQAKEFGTALGAPQELKAGAGIMYSYIGIAIGDIFAGLLAQVTKSRKITMLVFLLLSIVSVSAYLSTKGITSEQFIWLSFFMGCTVGYWATFVTIAAEQFGTNLRSTVTTTVPNFVRGALIPINTAFDFFAKKHGMISGGYIMMGILTVIALFSLSQLKETFSKDLNYVEIS from the coding sequence ATGACCGATGCTACCAACGCCAAAGCCACAAGGAACGCTGTTTTCTTAGTACTTGTTGCTTCCCTGGGCTATTTTGTTGATATATATGATCTCGTTATATTTTCGATTGTACGTGTTGACAGTCTCCGGGCAATAGGTATTCCAGAAATAGCTCTTAAGCCGCAAGGCGTATATGTTATTAACATACAGATGTTTGGGTTGCTGTTAGGAGGCCTTATATGGGGAATTATAGGCGATAAATTTGGCAGGATCAGGGTTTTATTTGGTTCGATACTTTTATACTCAATAGCAAACTTTGTAAACGGACTGGTACATGACATCAACACGTACGCCATTGTTCGTTTTATAGCCGGCATTGGTCTTGCGGGTGAATTAGGTGCAGGAATTACACTTGTGAGTGAAACGTTAAGCAAAGAGAAACGCGGTTATGGCACTATGATTGTTGCCGTAATTGGTTTATTTGGCGCGGTGGCCGCAGCCCAGGTGGCTCATTTAGGTTGGCGAAATGCTTACTTTGTTGGGGGCGGCCTTGGCATAGTTCTGTTGCTGTTAAGGTTAGGCACATTTGAATCAGGAATGTATAAAAATGTGGCCGAAAGCAATGTTTCCAAAGGTAATGTGTTGATGTTATTTAATGATCGTAAACGCTTTTTGAAATACTTATACTGCATTTTGATCGGTGCGCCGTTATGGTATGTGGTAGGTGTGCTTATTACTCAGGCAAAGGAATTTGGAACTGCACTCGGTGCCCCGCAGGAATTAAAAGCGGGTGCCGGCATCATGTACTCGTATATTGGGATAGCCATTGGTGATATTTTTGCAGGTTTGCTTGCACAGGTTACCAAATCAAGAAAGATTACCATGCTTGTATTCTTATTGCTTTCAATAGTTAGCGTAAGTGCTTATTTGAGCACAAAAGGAATAACCTCAGAGCAGTTTATATGGCTAAGCTTTTTTATGGGATGCACAGTTGGCTATTGGGCTACCTTTGTTACTATAGCGGCCGAGCAATTTGGCACAAACCTTCGGTCTACGGTAACCACTACCGTTCCTAACTTTGTACGTGGGGCACTTATCCCTATAAATACTGCATTTGATTTCTTTGCGAAAAAACATGGAATGATATCAGGGGGGTATATTATGATGGGCATACTTACAGTGATCGCACTATTCTCTTTAAGTCAGTTAAAAGAAACCTTCAGCAAAGATTTGAATTACGTAGAGATAAGTTAA
- a CDS encoding cold-shock protein: protein MKTGKVKWFNTQKGYGFIITEEGKDLFVHFKDVQGGVNAIKDNDSVTYDVEEGRKGLQAVNVKKA, encoded by the coding sequence ATGAAAACTGGAAAAGTAAAATGGTTTAACACACAAAAAGGCTACGGCTTTATTATTACCGAAGAAGGTAAGGATCTTTTTGTACACTTTAAAGACGTGCAAGGCGGTGTAAATGCTATTAAGGATAATGACAGCGTCACGTATGATGTAGAAGAGGGAAGAAAAGGATTACAGGCAGTAAACGTTAAAAAAGCATAA
- a CDS encoding peroxiredoxin has translation MSLRLGDKAPNFKAKTSEGEIDFYEYLGDSWGVLFSHPGDYTPVCTTELGKTAALKDEFTKRNVKVLALSVDSVESHHGWIQDINETQGVEVNFPIIADEDRKISEAYDMIHPNASVNATVRSLFIIGPDKAVKLIITYPASTGRNFQEILRVIDSLQLTANYSVATPADWKEGEDVVVVPAIKTEDIPAKFPKGFTAVKPYLRLTPQPNK, from the coding sequence ATGAGTTTAAGACTGGGCGATAAAGCGCCAAACTTCAAAGCAAAAACATCAGAAGGCGAAATTGACTTTTACGAATATTTAGGGGATAGCTGGGGCGTGCTATTCTCGCACCCTGGCGATTATACACCTGTATGTACCACTGAACTTGGCAAAACTGCCGCTTTAAAAGATGAATTCACTAAACGCAATGTTAAAGTATTGGCACTTAGTGTTGACTCGGTTGAATCGCACCACGGCTGGATCCAGGACATTAACGAAACACAGGGTGTTGAAGTTAACTTTCCGATCATTGCCGATGAAGACCGCAAAATTTCTGAAGCTTATGATATGATCCACCCAAATGCTTCGGTAAATGCCACAGTGCGCTCATTGTTTATTATTGGCCCGGATAAAGCAGTTAAGCTGATCATCACTTACCCTGCATCAACCGGCCGTAACTTCCAGGAAATTTTAAGGGTTATTGACTCATTGCAGTTAACCGCCAATTACAGCGTGGCAACACCAGCCGACTGGAAAGAAGGGGAGGACGTGGTAGTAGTGCCGGCAATTAAAACTGAAGATATCCCTGCCAAATTTCCAAAGGGTTTTACAGCAGTTAAGCCCTATTTGCGCCTGACACCACAACCAAATAAATAA